In one Candidatus Polarisedimenticolia bacterium genomic region, the following are encoded:
- a CDS encoding DUF3467 domain-containing protein: MNQPPQGTSIPVKLTDDVLGGVYSNSMQVTHTREEFVLDFMSIFPPAGKVNA, translated from the coding sequence ATGAACCAGCCGCCGCAGGGGACCTCGATCCCCGTGAAGCTGACCGACGACGTCCTCGGAGGCGTCTATTCCAACAGCATGCAGGTGACGCACACGCGCGAGGAGTTCGTCCTCGACTTCATGAGCATCTTCCCGCCGGCGGGCAAGGTGAATGCCC